TTAGCACACGAAGGGGCGTCCCTTTTTCGACTTCAAGTCAAGTGCGATAACTACCGCACAGCTGAAGACTTAAAGTCTTCAATCCAGCAGACGTGGCGCTGTCGAGCTAAGCTCACATGGAAATGTGTTCCCGGAGAGTGGTCATCATGAGAGTTTTGTTTTTGGCGCTGGCCCTGTTCGCAGGCAATCTGTCTGTCGTCGCGTTGGACGTTCGTCCTCCGAATATTGTTCTGCTTTGCACCGATGATCAGGGCTATTGGGACACGGGTGCGACGGGGAATCCGCACATCGAGACGCCGCAGATGGACCGCATTGCGTCCGAGGGCATGCAGTTGAATCGATACTACGCGGCTCCGGTTTGTGCACCGACTCGAGCGGGTTTGATGACCGGTCGGTACTACCTTCGCACCGGACTCTATAACACGCGATTCGGGGGCGATTCGCTGGGGCTGCAGGAAGTGACGTTGGCTCAGTTGCTGCAGAAAGCCGGTTATCGGACGGGGCTTTTTGGCAAATGGCATCTCGGGAAGTATCCCGACTACCAACCTCAGCGCCGCGGATTTGATGAATTCTTCGGTCACTATCATGGGCACATCGAGCGCTACGAGTTCCCCGATCAACTGCACCACAACGGCCAGCCGGTGGAAGCTCGAGGCTACGTTACGGATCTGTTCACCGACGCGGCCATCGACTTCATGGAAACCGTTGCGCCCACGCAACAGCCGTTCTTCTGCGCGGTAATGTACAACGCTCCGCACTCGCCGTGGGTCCTGGACACTTCGCACTACGGTCAGCCCGAAGGCGATCGGCTGCTGGATAAGTATCTGAAGAAGGGGCTGCCGCTGCGGGAAGCGAGAATTTACGCCTTGATTGAACGGGTCGATGTCAATCTCGGTCGCCTTCTGAGCAGTCTGGTTCGGCAGAAGCTGGCGGACGAAACGCTGGTTGTATTCACCAGCGATAACGGCGGCGTCAGCAAGTTCTGGAAGGGCGGTATGAACGGCCAAAAGGCCAGCACATACGAAGGCGGTGTGCGGGCTCCCTGCTTCGTTCGCTGGCCGAAGCACATCGAACCGGCCACAAAAAGTGATGCTCTGACTTCTCACATCGACTGGTTGCCTACGTTCTGCGAGCTTGCAGGCATCAAGGTGCCCGATGATCGCGCCGTCGACGGTCGCAGTTTGTTGCCAGTGCTGACCGGTCAGACAGAGCACCATCACAACTACGTGTACCACACGTGGGACCGGTACACGCCCAATCCTGATCGCCGCTGGGGCATCAGTGACGAACGGTGGAAACTGCTGGGGCTGTTCGGCAACAGTGCCACGCCGGACCCGACGAAGTGGCGGCTGTTCGATCTGCAGCAGGATCCGGGCGAAACCAAAAACGTAGCCGCCCGGCATCCGCAAATCGTTCAGCGGTTGCGAGAGGAGTTTGTGCGATGGTTCAACGACGTCACCGCCGGCCAGACGTACGAGCCGGTACCAATTCCCGTTGGAGATGCGGAACAACCCGTGACCAGTCTTTCTCCCAGCTGGGCGCAGTGGCACGGGAAGAATATTCACTACACGTTTGAAGGCTACGATTGGGACACGATCGACGGATGGAAGACGCCGGGCGAACGCGCCGAATGGCAGCTCGACATACAGCACTCAGGGCGATATCAGGTTCAGATCAGCTACGGGTGCCGTCCGCAGGACGCCGGAGGAGTCCTGCAGCTTAAGGTTGCCGGCCAGTCGCTGGACTTCCGGGTGACGCCGACTGCCACCGCCGACCAGTTTCGCTCCGAAACGATTGGCGTGTTCGACTTACCCGTCGGCCGAACAATACTTACGGCACGAGTCAAAACCTCTTCTGCTGGGGAATTAATGAATCTCCGCGAAATCCGTCTGGAAAGTCTCGGCGCCCATTGATCAGCTGCGGCGCGGACCGCAGAGCCCGCATGCGGCTGCCGATCTGATATTACGGCTCTGGTGCTCGTCATTTTGGCCGTCCGACGGCCGGGGCAACCAGACACGGCTAGAACTTTTCGACGGGACCGCCACGCAGTCGACCGTGTTCGAATCTCAAGTATCGGAAGAGGTTACATCAACTACGGTGTGTACGCCCCTGAAGGAGCGACTCAATTCCTACGATGCGTACGCCCCGTCAGTCGATGAAACCAAAGCAGATTCGGACGGACTTCCCAGTGCACAAGGACGGTTCGTCCTGAGCGCCCACAGAAAATCCCGCACGCTGTCCGTAAACCGTCAAAGCACGCGATCAATCTGACGACACAAATGCCCTGTCGCGCGGACTCGTTTCGATTTCTTTGACATTGGCGTCTCCTTAGTGCATTCTGAAGAGTAACTCCGAAGTCCACCGGTCATGCGCTAACGCACACCTACAACGACCACGCCTTGAAGAGCGGGTTTATGCTCTCCACGCGCCCACTTTCAGGCTGTCAAAGGAGGTGCCGGCCATCTCATGATCGGCTTTGAGCTTCTGCAACATTTCCTCTGCCGCTCGGCGAAACATCTGCTCGCGGCGGGTGCAGTCAACGCCCGGAAGACCGAAAAAGACCGCTGCTTTCGCATACCGCAGAAATTCGCGAAGCCTGCGGTCTTTTTGACTGCGGAGGACAGACCGTTTGTCAGCGCAAGTGTGTCCACATGTTGTTGTTGGACGCAGGGCATCACAAGCCGCTCGAACAACCGGAGAAAAGTGTCCGACGCGTAATATTCAGGGGTTGTGCCGTTCATGTCCAGCAACCGTTTGATCTCCGCGACGGCAGTTTCCAGTGCAGGCCGCCATAGTCCTTCTGACCATCTGTTTGCATTGGCAAGGGCAATCATAGGGGCACGTACGGCGTCGCTAATATTGAGGCCTCGCCCAAGATTCACACGAATCCGGCGGGGTGCTTCCATGTGGTGCATTTTAGGACGATGTCCATCTGGAAAATGTGTGGTTGCATCAGGGGCCATAAGGTTGGGATTGTGCTGCCGTCTGGGCATAGTCGGAATAGTGTATTCCATATAGATCCTTTGCGGAGGGCTTCGCAGCGCCGCATCTCGGAGGAATAGAAAGCTGTCTTCCTGAGCTTTCATTTTGCAAAGGCGACGAAATTCGAAACCGAATTCACTGTTGTCTGCCACGAGTTCCGTGACGCATCCGCAGCGCGATCGGTCGCAAGTACCTCGGCACGCTTTGCCTGCATTGAGCACTTAGCAAACCCCATCGTCCAGTCCAATTCCGCGGCGGCCTCAGGATGGACGGCTTGATACGTCACTGTTCCCGCTGCTTTGTCCCAGTCACGGAACACAATTTGATTTCGACAACACGGTGTCACGGAATGACTCGCCAATCTCAAATCCCTTCATGCCGAATTTCGTTGCTATCGAACCAGACAGTCATCTCCGGCACGTCTGTCGAGAAACAATAAATCTTTGGGCTGAGGAAATACGATCGTGTGCAACGTCTCGTTTGGGCGGCAAATTTGGATCAGACCGTCAACAGAATCGCCGTTGTCCACAAATGATCTCGCTGTCTTCCAGGCCGCTCGAGGTCAAGTGCTCTCTATTTCAAGACACACGGCTTCGGCCCCCCTTTGACATAGGGCTCCCACTTCCCGTGGTCCACCGGGCACCAAACATGCCTGCCGCTTGTCACGACTCGGCAGGCCGCAAAATGAAAAGTGGCATCGACGTAGGCAGGATTGTTAATGAATGCGCTAATTGGTGTATCTGTCGTCACCGTTAGAAATCTTCTGTCACCATTGGAATGATTCATCAGTTTCAAGCTGCGCTTCGGGTGCAGCATATAGTCCCAGATGGTCTCTCCACCGGTCCTTTCTTCCACCGGCGCGGGAAACTGCCGACTGTCAATCAACTGTGCATAATTATTGCCGACTGGGTAGCCATGGCTGGAGTAGAAACGCATCTTCTGGTTTGTCTTCAGTCTTACCATGGCGAACGGTGTTGGCCAGGAGCCATGTCCGGACAGTATGACGTGCGAGCGTGAAACCTTTTCAAAGTAGGACTTTTTCGCCGCAAAGGCCTGCTTCGCGCCGGGCGGCGGCCCCGGGGCTGTGACCGATGTTGCGGTGGCTGCAGTCGGTTTCGTAGCCAGACTTCCGATTGCTGCCTGAAGAGTTGCATCCGAAATGCCGTATGCTGCAGGGGCGACACCCGTTGTCCCCCCGGTCGGAATCGACGGGATAGGTCTGGGAGCCTGCAGTTGCAGGAGGTAATGGGCAATCCGTCTCTGTAGCTTCGATTCCGACCGCCGCTTGTAGGCAGCCTTCCAGCTCTTAGCGACGGCAGTTGACGGCGGTAATGTTGCAGCGAGTTTAGTCAAAATTAATCCTCGAATGGCATGCCGCTGAGACTTTGTTGTGCCGCCCCTGCCAAATCGAGAAAAACCCAGCGATAGTGCTTTGCTAATTGTCGCGGCACTGAAGATCGAATCTCCGTTGACGTAGTTGACCAGCAGTTGAACACTGACCTTCGATACGCCCGGTACGCCGGCTACATAATTCAATGTATCTTGAATGCGATCCTGGTCTGATTTACCCCACGACATAATTTGCTCCTGTGTGTTGATGGCCAGAACGGCCAACGAGAAAGAAAATGCACTTGACGGTCAAAATGATCACGAAATGATGGTAGTTGCTTGCTGCGAAACCCACTGCCGAGGCTCGATGCAGACGAATTCCGCATGGCTACAGCCAGAACGCCCATTCGGTGTTAACGGCGGTGTCTCGGCCCGCGTCACCTTCGAGTACGTCTCGCAGGTCGGGTTTATGCTCGCCACGCACCCACTTTCAGGCTGTCAAAGGTGCCAGGCAGCTCATGATCGGCTTTGAGCTTCTGCAACATTTCCTCTGCCGCTCGGCGAAACATCTGCTCGCGGCGGGTGCACTCAATGTCCGGAAGACCGAAAAAGACCGATGCTTTCGCATACCGCAGAAATTCGCGAAGCCTGAGGTCTTTTTTGACTGCGGAGGACAGACCGTTTGTCAGCGCAAGTGTGTCCACATGTTGTTGTTGGACGCAGGGCATCACAAGCCGCTCGAACAACTGCAGAAAAGCGTCCGACGCGTAATATTCACCGGTTGTGCCGTTCATGTCCAGCAACCGTTTGATATCCGCGACGGCAGTTTCCAGTGCAGGTCGCCATAATCCTTCTGACCATCTGTTTGCATTGGCAAGGGCAATCATAGGGGCACGTACGGCGTCGCTAATATTGAGGCCTCGCCCAAGATTCACGCGAACCCGGCGGGGTGTCGCCACGATGTGCGTTTTAGGACGATGTC
This DNA window, taken from Fuerstiella marisgermanici, encodes the following:
- a CDS encoding putative adhesin — its product is MSWGKSDQDRIQDTLNYVAGVPGVSKVSVQLLVNYVNGDSIFSAATISKALSLGFSRFGRGGTTKSQRHAIRGLILTKLAATLPPSTAVAKSWKAAYKRRSESKLQRRIAHYLLQLQAPRPIPSIPTGGTTGVAPAAYGISDATLQAAIGSLATKPTAATATSVTAPGPPPGAKQAFAAKKSYFEKVSRSHVILSGHGSWPTPFAMVRLKTNQKMRFYSSHGYPVGNNYAQLIDSRQFPAPVEERTGGETIWDYMLHPKRSLKLMNHSNGDRRFLTVTTDTPISAFINNPAYVDATFHFAACRVVTSGRHVWCPVDHGKWEPYVKGGPKPCVLK
- a CDS encoding arylsulfatase, with the translated sequence MRVLFLALALFAGNLSVVALDVRPPNIVLLCTDDQGYWDTGATGNPHIETPQMDRIASEGMQLNRYYAAPVCAPTRAGLMTGRYYLRTGLYNTRFGGDSLGLQEVTLAQLLQKAGYRTGLFGKWHLGKYPDYQPQRRGFDEFFGHYHGHIERYEFPDQLHHNGQPVEARGYVTDLFTDAAIDFMETVAPTQQPFFCAVMYNAPHSPWVLDTSHYGQPEGDRLLDKYLKKGLPLREARIYALIERVDVNLGRLLSSLVRQKLADETLVVFTSDNGGVSKFWKGGMNGQKASTYEGGVRAPCFVRWPKHIEPATKSDALTSHIDWLPTFCELAGIKVPDDRAVDGRSLLPVLTGQTEHHHNYVYHTWDRYTPNPDRRWGISDERWKLLGLFGNSATPDPTKWRLFDLQQDPGETKNVAARHPQIVQRLREEFVRWFNDVTAGQTYEPVPIPVGDAEQPVTSLSPSWAQWHGKNIHYTFEGYDWDTIDGWKTPGERAEWQLDIQHSGRYQVQISYGCRPQDAGGVLQLKVAGQSLDFRVTPTATADQFRSETIGVFDLPVGRTILTARVKTSSAGELMNLREIRLESLGAH